Proteins encoded within one genomic window of Minwuia thermotolerans:
- the nuoF gene encoding NADH-quinone oxidoreductase subunit NuoF yields the protein MLDDKDRIFTNLYGDESWDLAASRRRGVWEGTKDLLAMDQDAIVDQIKESGLRGRGGAGFPTGLKWSFMPKESDGRPSYLVVNADESEPGTCKDREIMRNDPHRLLEGCLVAGYSMRASAAFIYIRGEFVAEARVLQAAIEEAYDAGLIGRNACGSGYDFDIILHRGAGAYICGEETALIESLEGKKGQPRLKPPFPAAVGAYGCPSTVNNVESIAVAPEILKRGATWFAGLGRPNNTGTKLFCVSGHVNTPCNVEEEMGIPLKELIEKHCGGVRGGWDNLLAVIPGGSSVPLIPKAICDEVLMDFDSLKEVQSGLGTAAVIVMDKSTDVVEAIANLSHFYMHESCGQCTPCREGTGWMYRVMTRMVKGKASIAEIDKLHDVTKQVEGHTICALGDAAAWPIQGLIRHFRPVLEQRILDYRKQAA from the coding sequence GACGACAAGGACCGCATCTTCACCAATCTCTACGGTGACGAATCCTGGGACCTGGCCGCCTCGCGCCGGCGCGGGGTCTGGGAGGGCACGAAGGATCTGCTGGCGATGGATCAGGACGCCATCGTCGACCAGATCAAGGAATCGGGTCTGCGCGGCCGCGGCGGCGCCGGCTTCCCGACCGGCCTGAAATGGTCCTTCATGCCCAAGGAATCCGACGGCCGGCCGTCCTATCTGGTGGTCAACGCCGACGAATCGGAGCCCGGCACCTGCAAGGACCGGGAAATCATGCGCAACGACCCGCACCGGCTGCTGGAAGGCTGCCTGGTGGCCGGCTATTCGATGCGCGCCTCGGCCGCCTTCATCTACATCCGCGGCGAGTTCGTCGCCGAGGCCCGCGTGCTGCAGGCCGCGATCGAGGAAGCCTATGACGCCGGCCTGATCGGCAGGAACGCCTGTGGTTCGGGCTATGACTTCGACATCATCCTGCACCGCGGCGCCGGCGCCTATATCTGTGGCGAGGAAACGGCTCTGATCGAGAGCCTGGAGGGCAAGAAGGGCCAGCCCCGGCTGAAGCCGCCCTTCCCGGCGGCGGTCGGCGCCTATGGCTGTCCGTCGACCGTGAACAACGTCGAATCGATCGCCGTCGCGCCGGAAATCCTGAAGCGCGGCGCGACCTGGTTCGCGGGCCTGGGCCGGCCGAACAACACGGGCACCAAGCTGTTCTGCGTTTCCGGCCATGTGAACACGCCCTGCAATGTCGAAGAGGAGATGGGCATCCCGCTGAAGGAGCTCATCGAGAAGCATTGCGGCGGCGTCCGCGGCGGCTGGGACAACCTGCTGGCGGTCATCCCCGGCGGCTCCTCGGTGCCGCTGATCCCGAAGGCGATCTGCGACGAGGTCCTGATGGACTTCGACAGCCTCAAGGAGGTGCAGTCGGGCCTGGGCACGGCGGCGGTCATCGTGATGGACAAGTCCACGGACGTGGTCGAGGCGATCGCCAATCTTTCGCATTTCTACATGCACGAGAGCTGCGGGCAGTGTACGCCATGCCGCGAGGGGACGGGCTGGATGTACCGGGTGATGACGCGGATGGTGAAGGGGAAGGCCTCGATCGCGGAGATCGACAAGCTGCACGACGTCACCAAGCAGGTGGAAGGCCATACGATCTGCGCCCTCGGCGATGCCGCGGCGTGGCCGATCCAGGGCCTGATCCGGCATTTCCGGCCCGTGCT